A single Triticum dicoccoides isolate Atlit2015 ecotype Zavitan unplaced genomic scaffold, WEW_v2.0 scaffold8587, whole genome shotgun sequence DNA region contains:
- the LOC119348117 gene encoding senescence-specific cysteine protease SAG39-like: MAIHKALLLAILGCICLCGTVIAARELNDDLLMVAKHENWMAQYGRVYKDTTEKARRFEVFKGNVEFIETFNAQNHKFWLGVNQFADVTNDEFKTTNTNKGFKANSMRVLSSGFRYENLSLDALPATMDWRAKGAVTPVKDQGQCGCCWAFSAVAATEGIVKLKTGKLISLSEQELVDCDVHGQDQGCEGGLMDDAFKFIIKNGGLTMESSYPYTAADGKCKAGSNSAATITGFEDVPANNEGALMKAVANQPVSVAVDGGDMTFQFYSGGVMTGSCGTDLDHGIAAIGYGKTSDGTSYWLMKNSWGTTWGEDGYLRMEKDIADKKGMCGLAMEPSYPTK, from the exons ATGGCCATCCACAAGGCTTTGCTTCTTGCCATCCTCGGCTGCATCTGCCTCTGTGGTACAGTCATTGCAGCTCGTGAGCTGAATGATGACTTGTTGATGGTGGCGAAGCATGAGAACTGGATGGCTCAGTATGGCCGTGTGTACAAGGACACCACTGAGAAGGCACGTCGGTTCGAGGTTTTCAAAGGCAACGTCGAGTTCATTGAAACATTCAATGCCCAAAATCACAAGTTCTGGCTTGGCGTCAACCAATTTGCTGATGTCACAAATGATGAGTTCAAGACAACCAACACAAACAAGGGATTCAAAGCAAACTCCATGAGAGTTCTTTCTTCTGGATTCAGGTATGAGAATTTGAGTTTGGATGCCCTTCCAGCAACGATGGACTGGAGGGCCAAGGGAGCCGTCACTCCTGTCAAGGATCAAGGCCAGTGTG GCTGCTGTTGGGCATTTTCTGCTGTTGCCGCGACAGAGGGCATTGTAAAACTGAAAACCGGGAAGTTGATCTCACTGTCGGAGCAGGAGTTGGTTGACTGTGATGTTCATGGTCAAGATCAAGGCTGCGAGGGAGGACTCATGGATGATGCCTTCAAATTCATTATCAAGAATGGAGGCCTTACTATGGAGTCAAGCTACCCATATACTGCAGCTGATGGCAAGTGCAAGGCTGGATCCAACAGTGCCGCAACCATCACCGGCTTTGAGGATGTGCCTGCCAATAACGAGGGTGCCCTTATGAAGGCGGTGGCAAACCAACCAGTGTCTGTAGCTGTGGACGGAGGAGACATGACGTTCCAATTCTACTCTGGTGGGGTGATGACTGGGTCCTGCGGCACTGACTTGGACCATGGAATTGCAGCCATTGGATATGGAAAGACTAGTGATGGCACGAGCTATTGGTTGATGAAGAATTCATGGGGCACAACTTGGGGCGAAGATGGGTACTTGAGAATGGAGAAAGACATTGCAGACAAGAAGGGCATGTGTGGTCTTGCCATGGAGCCTTCTTACCCAACAAAATAA